A section of the Chloroflexota bacterium genome encodes:
- a CDS encoding CRTAC1 family protein, with product MFSNQSALLLHNPRQLNYGLAVTDVDGDGAFELIVAGFGYPNLVLKWNGAGFVNIATEALADPNRQAIGVAAADIDDDGREEIYILNTDSFGGQKRLADRLFVFSDDDWLDLFSVSSNRAAINLTAGRSVAAVDRDGDGRYGFFVANYGGPMRLYELNEDGEIADVAHQAGLSLVTGGRSLVALPLASERMDIFAGNENGPNFLFVNRGNGKYEEAARAYGLDDAFEHARGVAVLDADGDGRFDLVCGNWEGPHRLFVQTSNASDGHFREVAPPALAEPSRVRTVLAADFDNDGYEEIFFNNIDESNRLFGLREGHWTKLRIGDALEPEGLGTGAAVGDFDGDGRLELFVAHGESAPQPLTLYHTPKNGHHWLRVLPLTEQGAPARGAVVTVLAGGRTQRRAIDAGSGYLCQMEPVAHFGLGKASDIEQVEVRWLDGKIVTLNAPQADQLLRVSHPNRLDADSKRRNKHGFSF from the coding sequence ATGTTCAGCAACCAGAGCGCCCTTCTGCTCCACAACCCCCGCCAACTCAACTACGGTCTTGCCGTCACCGACGTGGATGGCGACGGCGCATTTGAGTTGATCGTCGCCGGGTTCGGCTACCCCAATCTGGTGCTCAAGTGGAACGGCGCCGGCTTCGTCAACATAGCCACCGAGGCCCTGGCCGATCCTAACAGGCAAGCCATCGGCGTGGCCGCCGCCGACATTGACGACGATGGCCGCGAAGAGATTTACATTCTCAACACCGACAGCTTCGGCGGCCAGAAGCGGCTGGCCGACCGCCTGTTTGTTTTTAGCGACGATGACTGGCTCGATTTGTTTTCGGTGAGCAGTAACCGGGCCGCCATCAACCTTACAGCCGGCCGCTCGGTGGCGGCGGTGGATCGCGACGGCGACGGGCGTTACGGATTCTTTGTGGCCAACTACGGCGGCCCGATGCGCCTCTACGAGTTGAATGAAGACGGCGAGATCGCCGACGTGGCTCACCAGGCCGGGTTGAGTCTAGTCACTGGCGGGCGCAGTCTGGTGGCCCTGCCGTTAGCGTCGGAGCGCATGGATATTTTTGCCGGCAACGAGAACGGCCCCAATTTTCTCTTCGTCAATCGTGGCAACGGCAAGTATGAAGAGGCGGCCAGAGCCTACGGCCTCGACGACGCTTTTGAGCACGCCCGCGGCGTGGCCGTGCTGGACGCCGACGGCGACGGTCGCTTCGACCTGGTTTGCGGCAACTGGGAAGGCCCGCACCGCCTGTTTGTGCAAACGAGCAACGCGAGTGACGGCCATTTCCGCGAGGTGGCCCCGCCGGCCCTGGCTGAGCCGTCGCGGGTGCGCACCGTGCTCGCCGCCGATTTTGACAACGACGGCTACGAAGAAATTTTCTTCAACAACATTGACGAGTCGAATCGGTTGTTTGGTTTGCGAGAGGGCCATTGGACAAAGCTGAGGATCGGCGACGCGCTGGAGCCGGAAGGGCTGGGAACCGGCGCGGCGGTGGGCGACTTTGACGGCGACGGGCGGCTGGAGTTGTTCGTCGCCCACGGCGAGTCGGCTCCCCAACCCCTCACCCTGTATCACACCCCGAAGAACGGCCATCACTGGTTGCGCGTTCTGCCGCTCACCGAGCAGGGCGCTCCGGCCCGTGGGGCTGTCGTCACCGTCCTCGCCGGTGGCCGGACTCAGCGCCGGGCGATTGACGCCGGAAGCGGTTACCTTTGCCAAATGGAGCCGGTGGCGCATTTCGGCCTGGGCAAGGCTTCAGACATCGAGCAGGTGGAAGTGCGCTGGCTCGACGGCAAGATCGTCACCCTCAACGCGCCGCAAGCCGATCAACTCCTCCGCGTCTCTCACCCCAACCGATTGGACGCCGACTCCAAACGCCGCAACAAGCACGGCTTCAGCTTTTAA